A single genomic interval of Gavia stellata isolate bGavSte3 chromosome 19, bGavSte3.hap2, whole genome shotgun sequence harbors:
- the LOC132318687 gene encoding estradiol 17-beta-dehydrogenase 11-like isoform X2, with protein sequence MNPFLDLLLFLATLLYAYLEAFVKLFVPAKRKSVSGELVLITGAGHGVGRATALEFAKRQSRLVLWDINKVKKDIGDVSILVNNAGVITAADLLSTQDHQIERMFEVNTLAHIWTTRAFLPAMMNNNHGHIVTVASAAGHFVTSFMVAYCSSKFAAVGFHKALTEELSTLGKDGVKTSCLCPVFINTGFVKNPRTRLGKILEIEEVVEALMEGILTNQKMIFVPSHLNIALLSEMLFPERALAVLKKLTNVKFDAVVGQRSSQ encoded by the exons ATGAATCCGTTTCTAGATCTTCTCCTGTTTTTGGCTACGCTCCTCTACGCCTACTTAGAGGCTTTCGTGAAGCTCTTTGTCCCCGCGAAGAGAAAGTCTGTCAGCGGAGAGCTCGTTCTCATCACGGGTGCCGGCCACGGCGTAGGGAGAGCGACTGCCTTGGAGTTCGCCAAGCGTCAGAGCAGGCTGGTTCTCTGGGACATCAATAAG GTGAAAAAGGACATTGGGGATGTCTCCATCCTGGTGAATAACGCTGGTGTGATTACCGCTGCCGACCTGCTCTCGACTCAGGACCACCAGATTGAAAGAATGTTTGAAGTCAACACTCTTGCTCACATCTGG ACCACAAGAGCTTTTCTGCCAGCCATGATGAACAACAACCACGGTCACATTGTCACGGTGGCTTCGGCAGCAGGTCATTTCGTGACTTCTTTCATGGTGGCTTATTG TTCAAGCAAGTTTGCTGCGGTTGGATTTCATAAAGCTCTGACAGAGGAGCTGTCTACCCTGGGAAAGGACGGAGTAAAAACTTCATGTCTTTGTCCGGTTTTTATAAACACTGGATTTGTCAAAAACCCCCGTACAAG GCTTGGGAAGATTTTGGAGATTGAAGAAGTTGTAGAGGCCCTGATGGAAGGAATACTGACCAACCAGAAAATGATTTTTGTTCCATCACATCTAAACATTGCTTTACTTTCTGAAAT GTTGTTTCCAGAACGTGCCTTGGCCGTTCTGAAAAAGCTGACCAATGTCAAGTTTGATGCGGTCGTTGGGCAGAGAAGCAGccagtga
- the LOC132318687 gene encoding estradiol 17-beta-dehydrogenase 11-like isoform X1, whose amino-acid sequence MNPFLDLLLFLATLLYAYLEAFVKLFVPAKRKSVSGELVLITGAGHGVGRATALEFAKRQSRLVLWDINKHGVEETAAECERLGATVQAFVVDCSKREEIYSTAEKVKKDIGDVSILVNNAGVITAADLLSTQDHQIERMFEVNTLAHIWTTRAFLPAMMNNNHGHIVTVASAAGHFVTSFMVAYCSSKFAAVGFHKALTEELSTLGKDGVKTSCLCPVFINTGFVKNPRTRLGKILEIEEVVEALMEGILTNQKMIFVPSHLNIALLSEMLFPERALAVLKKLTNVKFDAVVGQRSSQ is encoded by the exons ATGAATCCGTTTCTAGATCTTCTCCTGTTTTTGGCTACGCTCCTCTACGCCTACTTAGAGGCTTTCGTGAAGCTCTTTGTCCCCGCGAAGAGAAAGTCTGTCAGCGGAGAGCTCGTTCTCATCACGGGTGCCGGCCACGGCGTAGGGAGAGCGACTGCCTTGGAGTTCGCCAAGCGTCAGAGCAGGCTGGTTCTCTGGGACATCAATAAG CATGGCGTCGAGGAGACGGCAGCAGAATGCGAAAGGCTGGGAGCCACTGTCCAAGCCTTCGTGGTGGACTGCAGCAAAAGGGAGGAGATCTACAGCACCGCAGAGAAG GTGAAAAAGGACATTGGGGATGTCTCCATCCTGGTGAATAACGCTGGTGTGATTACCGCTGCCGACCTGCTCTCGACTCAGGACCACCAGATTGAAAGAATGTTTGAAGTCAACACTCTTGCTCACATCTGG ACCACAAGAGCTTTTCTGCCAGCCATGATGAACAACAACCACGGTCACATTGTCACGGTGGCTTCGGCAGCAGGTCATTTCGTGACTTCTTTCATGGTGGCTTATTG TTCAAGCAAGTTTGCTGCGGTTGGATTTCATAAAGCTCTGACAGAGGAGCTGTCTACCCTGGGAAAGGACGGAGTAAAAACTTCATGTCTTTGTCCGGTTTTTATAAACACTGGATTTGTCAAAAACCCCCGTACAAG GCTTGGGAAGATTTTGGAGATTGAAGAAGTTGTAGAGGCCCTGATGGAAGGAATACTGACCAACCAGAAAATGATTTTTGTTCCATCACATCTAAACATTGCTTTACTTTCTGAAAT GTTGTTTCCAGAACGTGCCTTGGCCGTTCTGAAAAAGCTGACCAATGTCAAGTTTGATGCGGTCGTTGGGCAGAGAAGCAGccagtga